DNA from Stenotrophomonas acidaminiphila:
TGCCGGGTCATGCGCCGCTTGAGCGCGAGGATTTCCTCGCGGGTGCTGACCATCGGTACCAGCACGCGCACCGGCCCGTAGCCGGAGGCACGCAGCAGCGCGCGCAGCTGGGTGTCGGCGACCCTGGGATTCGCCAGCAGCAGGCGGATGCCGCGCAGGCCCAGCGCCGGGTTGTCCTCGCGGCCCAGCACCAGCCCGCTGCGATCGGCCTTGTCCGCGCCCAGGTCGAGGATGCGGATGGTCACCGGCCGCCCGCTCATGCCGAGCACGGCGTCGCGGTAGTGGTGGAACTGTTCTTCCTCGTCGGGCAGGCCGTTGCGCTGCAGGAACAGGAATTCGGTGCGGTACAGGCCCAGCCCATGCGCGCCCAGGGCGTGCGCGTGGGCCACGTCCTCGCGCGATTCGGCGTTGGCCAGCAGGGTGATGTCCACCCCGTCCACGGTGCGGCTGGGCTTGGAGCGCAGGTGGCCGAGCTCGCGCTGTTCGCGCGCCAGTTCGCGCAGGCGCTGGCGGTACTGGCGCAGGTCGTCGGCGGCCGGCTCCAGCACCACCTCGCCGCTGCCGCCGTCCAGGATCAGCACGTCGCCGTCGTTGATCCGGTTCAGCACGCCGCTGGCGCCGACCACCAGCGGCAGGTGCAGGCTGCGGGCGAGGATGGCGCTGTGCGACAGCGGGCTGCCGGCACTGGTGACGATGCCGACCACGCCCTGCGACTGCAGTTGCGCCAGCTCCGAGGGGGCGACGTTTTCGCACACTAGGATTTCGCCCGCCAGGCCCTTCATGCCGGCCGGGCGCTTGTGCAGGAAGGCGTTGATGCGGCCGATGACGTGGTCCAGGTCATCCAGGCGGGCGCGCAGGTAGTCGTCCTCCATGCCCTCGAACACCTGCGCCAGGGTGTCGCGCTGCAGGCGCAGCGCATAGGCCGCGCTGTAGCGCTGGCTGCGGATGCGTTCGTCCAGCGCCAGCAGCAGCTCCGGGTCGTCCAGCAGCATGGCGTGCAGATCGAGGAACTCGCCGACCTCGGCCGGCAGCGCGCCCTGCAGGCGCTGGCGCAGTTCGCGCATCTCGGCGCGGGCCGACTCGATGGCCTGGTGCAGGCGCTGCAGTTCGGCGTCGACCGCGCTGGCGGGGATGCGCTTTTCGGTGACGTCCTGCGCATGCGGCAGGCGCACGCGGGCGCGGCCGAGCGCGCTGCCGCGCGATGCGCCATGGCCATGCAGGCGCAGCGCGGTCATGCCGCCACGCCTCCCGGCGTGGTGCGGGCAGGAACCGCCGCCGCGTCCGCCGCCGCCATCAGCTGTCCTCGTCGAAACGGCGCTCGAACAGATCCACGACCGCCGCCATGGCGTCGGCCTCGTCCTCGCCCTGTACCCGCACCGTGACCGGCGTGCCCTGGCCGGCGGCCAGCAGCATCACGCCCATGATGCTCTTGGCGTTGACCTCGCGGCCCTTGGCCACCAGCGTGGCATTGGCGCGGAAGCCGGACAGCAGCTGCACCAGCTTGGCGGTCGCGCGGGCATGCAGGCCCAGGCGGTTGGATACGGTGAGTTCGCGTTCAAGCATCGTCGATGATGGCTCCATTTCGGGCGCCCGCCGCGGCGGTGGCGGGCAGTTGGTCCAGTCCCTGTTCCGGATAGTTCATCACCCGCAGCAGCATCGGCAGGCTCAGTGCCGATACCCGCCGCACCGGCGTGCCCAGCCGCGCCAGCCGCGCCGCCAGGTTGCTGGGGCTGGCCCCGTACAGGTCGGTCAGCACCAGCACGCCGTCCTCGCCTTCCACCCGGCGCATGGCCGCCGAGGCCAGCGGCAGCTGCGCGTCCAGGTCCGCGTCGAACGGAACCTCGAAGGCCTCGGCATTGAGTGGCAGCTGGCGCAGCAGGCGGGTGGCCACTTCCAGCAGGGAAGAGCCGACGCCGGGATGGGTCACGAGAAGGATGCCGCAGGTCATTACTGAACGTTAACAGGTCGGATGCAGTCCGCGATAGCGCCTGGATCGCGCTTTGCGCGCACCATTCAGTCCTGTTCGCGGTGGAAGGTGGCCACGTCCGGCCAGCCCTGCGCGCGCGCATGCCGGGCCAGGCGCTCGGCCAGGTACACCGAGCGGTGCTTGCCGCCGGTACAGCCGAAGGCCACGGTCACGTAACTGCGGGTGTCGTTGCCCAGCTTGGGCAGCCAGGTGTCGAGCAGGTCCTCGAGCTGGGCCGCGTAGCGCACCACTTCCGGCTGCGCGTCCAGGTACTCGCGGACCTCGCGGTCGCGGCCGCTCAGCGAGCGCAGTTCCGGGTCCCAGTGCGGGTTGGGCAGTACCCGCGCGTCGAACACGAAATCGGCCTCGGCCGGCACTCCGCGCTTGTAGGCGAAGGACTCGAACAGCAGCGACAGGCCGCTGCCGTGGCCGAGCGCGTATTCGGTGATCAGCTTGCGCCGCAGCTGGTGCACGTTGAGCCGGCTGGTGTCGATCACCGCGTTGGCCTCGCGGCGCAGCGGCGCGGTCAGTTCGCGCTCGCGCACGATCGCCTCGGGCAGGGACAGGCCGAGCTGGCTCAGCGGATGCCGCCGCCGGGTGTCGGCGAAGCGCGCCAGCAGGGTGTCGTCGTCGGCCTCGAAGAACAGCAGGGTGGCATCGATGTCATGGTCGCGCGCCCGCTGCCGCCAGCTGGCGAGCTGGCTCAGGTCGCTGCGGCCGCGCACGTCGATGCCCAGCGCCAGGCGCCGCGGCCGGTCGTCGGTGCGTTCGCCGAGCACCCCACGCACGAACTCCGGCAGCAGGTTGACCGGGATGTTGTCCGAACAGTAGTAGTCCAGGTCCTCGAAGGTCTTCAGCGCCACCGACTTGCCCGAACCGGACAGGCCGCTGACGATGACCAGCACCGGGGCCGGCGTGGCGTTCATGGGATGCGTTGCTCCAGCAGGTTGCTGTGGCGGGCGATGAACATCGCCGCCGGGTCGATGCCCTTGGTGCGCAGGATGTGCAGGCGCGTGGCCGCCTCGGTCAGCACCGCCAGGTTGCGCCCGGGCATCACCGGCAGGGTGATCAGCGGCACGTCCAGGTCGAGCACGTGGCGCTTGCCGGAGTCGCCGGTCAGGCGTTCGTAGCCGTAGCTGCCGGGTTCGGTCATCGGTTTGGTCAGGTGCACGATCAGCCGAAGGTACTTGTTCTTCTTTACAGATGTGTCACCGAACATCTGGCGCACGTTGAGCACGCCCAGGCCGCGCACCTCCAGCAGGTCCTGCAGCAGTTCGGGGCAGGTGCCGTCGAGCACGTCCGGGGCGATCTGGGTGAACTCGGGGCGTCGTCGGCCACCAGCCGGTGGCCGCGGCTGAGCAGTTCCAGCGCCAGCTCGCTCTTGCCCGAGCCGGCCTCGCCGGTGATCAGCACGCCGATGGAGTAGATCTCCATGAATACACCATGCAGGATGATCCGCGGCGCCAGCGTGCGTGCCAGGTGGTAGGACAGGTGGTTGAGCAGTTCGTGGCCGCGCCGCGGCGACACCCACAGCGGGGTCTGCGATTCGTCGGCGGCCGCGCGCAGGTCCTCCGGGCAGCCGTGGCTCTTGGTGATGACCAGCGCCAGCGGCCGCGCCTGGATGATGCGCTCGATCACTTCCCAGCGCTGGCGCGAATCCAGCGAGTCCAGCCAGGCCAGTTCCTCGGTGCCGAGGATCTGCACTTTGTTCGGGTAGATGGTGTTGAGGTAGCCGGCCAGCGACGGGCGCCGCGCGACGGTGTCGCCGGCGTCCAGCTCGCGGTTGCCGCCGGCCTGGCCCGCGGCCCAGCGCAGGTCCAGTTTCTCGCGCTGCTGGTCGAACAGTTCGCGGGCGGTGATGCGGGTGTTCATGAGGGTCGGATCCGCTGCGGATGGTCGAGGATCTGTTTCAGCGCGCTGCCGTCGTTGGCCGCGCGCAGGGCATCGCGGACGTGGGCGTCGGAGAAGATCTCCGCCAGCTCGGACAGCAGCATCAGGTGCTGGTGGGTGTAGTGCTCGGGCACCGCCATGGCGAACACCAGGTCGACCGGTTCGGCGCCGCCGAAATCGATGGGTTGCAGCAGCCGCAGGAAGGCGCCGCGCGGGTGTTGCAGGGTGGGGGAGCGGCCATGCGGGATGGCGATGCCGTGGCCGATGGCGGTACTGCCGACGTTCTCGCGGTCGCACAGGCTGCGGAAGATGCTCTCGGCGCCGGCTTCGCGGCAGGCGAGCAGGCCGGCGGCGGCGCGCAGGGCGCTGTCGCGGTCGGCGGCCGCGAGTACCCGGGTACTCACGGCCGCCATCAGGTCATTCAGGGGCATGACTGCAACGGACGGTGACGGATGTCAGCCATTGTCGCGCAGTGCATGGGAGGCGTGGGGCAGATGCTTTTCCTTGTGCTTGATCACCAGCCGGTCGAGCTTGTCGGCCAGCACGTCGATCGCCGCGTACATGGTCTGTCCGCCGGCCTCGGCGTGCAGGGTCTGGCCGGGGAGATTGGCGCTGGCATCGACATGGTGCTCGTTCTTCTGCAGCGACAGGGTCACCCTGACTTCACAGTGCTGGTCGAAGTGCTTGCCCAGCCGTTGCAGCTTGGTCTCCACGTACTCCTTCAGGGCGGGGGTGACTTCCACGTCTTTGCCAAACGTTTCGATACGCATCGGATGCCTCCTGTGGTTCTTCGGTTGCCAATGAACCCTGCCGCCGGCCGCGAACGTTTCAGACAAGGCGTACGCGTTCGTGGGAGGCGGAGATGTTCATGGCTTCACGATACTTCGCCACGGTGCGGCGCGCCACCGGTATTCCGCTGCCCTTGAGCATGTCGGCCAGCTTGGCGTCAGAAAGCGGCTTGCGCGGGTTTTCGGCCTCGATCAGGCGCCGGATCATCGACTGGATCGCGGTGCTGGAGGCCTCGCCGCCGCCGTCGGTGTCGATGCCCGAGGCGAAGAACGCGCGCAGCGGCAGGGTGCCGCGCGGCGTGCGCACGTGCTTGCCGGCGATGGCGCGGGAGATGGTGGATTCGTGCAGCTCCAGCTCCGCGGCGATCTCGCGCAGGGTCAGTGGCCGCAGCGCCTGCGCGCCGAACTCCAGGAACCCGGCCTGGTGGCGTAGCAGGCTGTTGACCACGCGCAGCAGGGTCTCGCCGCGCGCCTCCAGGCCCTTGAGCAGCCAGCGCGCTTCCTGCAGTTGGCCGCGCAGGTAACTGGCGTCGGCGTCGCCGCAGCGGCGGATCAGCTGCTCGTAGCCACGGTGGATCACCACCCGCGGGCCGGCATGGCCGGCGAGGGCGGCCTTCCACATGCCGCGCTGGCGCCAGACCACGCAGTCGGGCACCACATAGGCGTCCGCGGACACGTCGCCCAGCTGCCGGCCCGGGCGCGGGTCCAGCGTGCGCAGCAGCTGCACGGCCTGCTCGACGGCCTCGGCCGGTTGCCGCAGTTCGGCGGCGATACCGGGGATGCCGGCCCGCGGCAGGCGTTCCAGCGGCCCCGCGGCGATCTGCCGGGCCAGGCTCAGGCCCGGGGTGGCGGCGGGCAGGGCGTCGAGCTGCAGCGCCAGGCATTCGCCCAGGGTGCGGGCGCCGACGCCGGGCGGGTCGAAGCGCTGGATCCGGTGCAGCATGGTGAGGATCTCGTCCTCGCCGGCGGCGATGTCCGGGCGCAGCGTCTGGGCAATGGACAGAAGCGGTTCGCGCAGGTAACCGTCCTCGTCCAGCGCATCGACCAGGGCGACGCCGATGGCGCGGTCGCGCGCGCTCAGGTGGGACAGGTGCAGCTGCCACAGCAGGTGGTCGGCGAGGGTGTCGGCCCCGGCGACGCGGTCACGGGCATCGCTGTCGTCGTCATCGAACGAGCCGCCCTGGCCGCCGCTCCACTGCTCGCCCTCGCCGGGCCAGTCCATGCCCGCGTCGGCGTGGCTGTCGCCGGCATCGGCCGCGGCGCTGGCGTCCCCCGGTTCGGAGCCCGGGTCGGGGCCCGGCTCGCCGGGCGCGGCTTCGTCGGCCCATTCCAGCAGCGGGTTGCTCTCCACCGCCCCGGCCAGTTCCAGCTCCAGCTCGGTGCTGGACATCTGCAGCAGGCGGATGGCCTGGCGCAGCTGCGGCGTCATGACCAGCTGCTGTCCCAGCGATGTCTGCAGCCGTGCTTTCATCCCGGTTCCAGGCAGAAGGGGGAACGGCCTGCCGCGGCTGGATCAGAGCGTGAAGCTGTCTCCAAGGTAGACACGGCGGACGTCGGGGTTGGACAGCAGCGCTTCCGGTGCGCCCTGCGCCAGCACGCTGCCCTCGTTGAGGATATACGCGCGGTCGCAGATTCCCAAGGTCTCGCGGACGTTGTGGTCGGTGATCAGCACGCCGATGCCGCGCTGCTTGAGGTGGGTGACGATGCGCTGGATCTCGCCGACCGAGATCGGGTCGACGCCGGCGAACGGTTCGTCGAGCAGGATCAGGCGCGGCTTGGCGGCCAGCGCGCGGGCGATCTCGCAGCGGCGGCGTTCGCCGCCGGACAGGCTGGCGCCGGCCTGGTCGGCGACATGGCTGATCTGCAGTTCGTCCAGCAGCGCCGACAATTCGCGCTCGCGGCCGTCGGCGTCCAGGTCCTCGCGCAGTTCCAGCACCAGGCGGATGTTGTCGGCCACGCTGAGCTTGCGGAACACCGACGGTTCCTGCGGCAGGTAGCCGACCCCCAGCCTGGCGCGCGCGTACATCGGCTCGCCGGTGATGTCGCGGCCGTCCAGCACGATGCGGCCGGCGTCGCTCTCGACCAGGCCCACGATCATGTAGAAGCAGGTGGTCTTGCCGGCGCCGTTGGGGCCGAGCAGGCCGACCACCTCGCCGGCATCCAGCGACAGGCCGAACTCGCGCACGACCTCGCGGTTTTTGTAGCGCTTGCGCAGGCCTTCGGCGACGAGCATTACTTCTTCTCTCCCGCCGCGGCCGGCGCCTTGTTCTTGGGCTGGATCACGGTGCGCACGCGGGTGCCGTCGCCGCCGCTCTGCATGTCGCCGCTGCGGGTGTTGTAGACCATGCGCTGGCCGGCGTTGGAACCCCGCTCGGAGTCGACCTTGTAGTTGCCGGTCAGCACGATCACCTCGCTGTTGACGTTGTAGTCCATGTTGTCGGCGCGGGCGTTCATCCAGGTGCCGTCGTCCATCTGCTGCTTGAGCGTGGCCTGCTTGCCGGTAAGCACGACGCGTTCGGTCTCGCCGTTCTTCTGGATCACGTCGGCGGTGTCGGCATGGATCTCCAGCGTGCCCTGGACGATGACCACGTTGCCGCTGAAACGGTACTTGCCGTTGCCGCCGGCCAGGTTGCCGCCGCTGTTGTCGGCGACGATGTCCATGGGCTGGTTGCGGTCCGATTCCCTGGCCGTGGCCACGCCGGGAACGAGCGTGGCGGCGAGCAGGACGGCCGGCGCGAGCTTAGCGAGCCTGGCGGGCAGCATTGGGTTCATAACGGGTCTTGACCTGGGAAAGAAGGGAATACTGCCGGGATTTCAGGTCGGCCTCGAAGCCGACGCCGCTCTGCCGCAGGCCCGGGCGGGCCATGGTGACGGGCTCGGCGGTACGGGCCAGGCTGCGTTCGGGGAACACGTCCAGCGCGGTGGTGCGGAAGGTCGTCGGCGGGGTGCCGCCCTGCTCGGGGCTGTCGCCGGCGACGTTGCCGCGCAGGCGCAGTTCGTCGCCCTTGGCGCTGACCCAGCCGGTGTCGGCGCGCAGCTGCCAGTGCCGGCCCTCGGCGTCGGGCAGCAGGAACAGCGGCCGCGCGATGACCGAGGTCTGGTCGGACGCATTGCGCTCCATGGACGGCGCGCGCAGCGTGGCTGCCTCCTGGCCGTCCTTGTCCAGGGTGACGATCTCGAAATCGCCCAGCACGTAATCGGCACGTACCTGCGAGGCGCCGGCCGGCGCCAGGGTCGCGCGGTGCCGCCAGGCCGACCAGCCGCTGGCCAGTGCCGCCAGCAGCAGGCCGGTGCCGATGAGCATGCGCCAGTTCATCGCGCGTACTCCGCCACGACCGTGTCCAGCCGGCCCTGCAGCGCCAGCAGCACGTCGCACAGCTCGCGCGCGGCACCGCGGCCGCCCTCGGCGCGGGTCTGCCAGTGCACGCGCCCGGCGATCAGCGGGTGCGCGTTGGCCGGCGCCACCGCCAGCCCGACCGCGCACAGCGGGGCCAGGTCCGGCAGGTCGTCGCCCATGAACGCCACCTGCGCCAGGCCGATGCCGAAGCGCTCGCACAGCGCGCGCACGCTGGCCAGCTTGTCGCCGACCGCGATCTGGGTGTCGATGCCCAGGTCGGCGCCGCGGCGCTGCGCCGACAGGCTGTTGCGCGCGGTGATCAGCACCGGGTGGATGCCGTGCTTCTGCAGCAGTTTCAGGC
Protein-coding regions in this window:
- a CDS encoding lipopolysaccharide transport periplasmic protein LptA, which translates into the protein MLPARLAKLAPAVLLAATLVPGVATARESDRNQPMDIVADNSGGNLAGGNGKYRFSGNVVIVQGTLEIHADTADVIQKNGETERVVLTGKQATLKQQMDDGTWMNARADNMDYNVNSEVIVLTGNYKVDSERGSNAGQRMVYNTRSGDMQSGGDGTRVRTVIQPKNKAPAAAGEKK
- a CDS encoding RNase adaptor protein RapZ, with translation MNATPAPVLVIVSGLSGSGKSVALKTFEDLDYYCSDNIPVNLLPEFVRGVLGERTDDRPRRLALGIDVRGRSDLSQLASWRQRARDHDIDATLLFFEADDDTLLARFADTRRRHPLSQLGLSLPEAIVRERELTAPLRREANAVIDTSRLNVHQLRRKLITEYALGHGSGLSLLFESFAYKRGVPAEADFVFDARVLPNPHWDPELRSLSGRDREVREYLDAQPEVVRYAAQLEDLLDTWLPKLGNDTRSYVTVAFGCTGGKHRSVYLAERLARHARAQGWPDVATFHREQD
- a CDS encoding ribosomal subunit interface protein; translated protein: MRIETFGKDVEVTPALKEYVETKLQRLGKHFDQHCEVRVTLSLQKNEHHVDASANLPGQTLHAEAGGQTMYAAIDVLADKLDRLVIKHKEKHLPHASHALRDNG
- a CDS encoding PTS fructose IIA subunit family protein; protein product: MTCGILLVTHPGVGSSLLEVATRLLRQLPLNAEAFEVPFDADLDAQLPLASAAMRRVEGEDGVLVLTDLYGASPSNLAARLARLGTPVRRVSALSLPMLLRVMNYPEQGLDQLPATAAAGARNGAIIDDA
- a CDS encoding LPS export ABC transporter ATP-binding protein — translated: MLVAEGLRKRYKNREVVREFGLSLDAGEVVGLLGPNGAGKTTCFYMIVGLVESDAGRIVLDGRDITGEPMYARARLGVGYLPQEPSVFRKLSVADNIRLVLELREDLDADGRERELSALLDELQISHVADQAGASLSGGERRRCEIARALAAKPRLILLDEPFAGVDPISVGEIQRIVTHLKQRGIGVLITDHNVRETLGICDRAYILNEGSVLAQGAPEALLSNPDVRRVYLGDSFTL
- a CDS encoding phosphoenolpyruvate--protein phosphotransferase; translation: MTALRLHGHGASRGSALGRARVRLPHAQDVTEKRIPASAVDAELQRLHQAIESARAEMRELRQRLQGALPAEVGEFLDLHAMLLDDPELLLALDERIRSQRYSAAYALRLQRDTLAQVFEGMEDDYLRARLDDLDHVIGRINAFLHKRPAGMKGLAGEILVCENVAPSELAQLQSQGVVGIVTSAGSPLSHSAILARSLHLPLVVGASGVLNRINDGDVLILDGGSGEVVLEPAADDLRQYRQRLRELAREQRELGHLRSKPSRTVDGVDITLLANAESREDVAHAHALGAHGLGLYRTEFLFLQRNGLPDEEEQFHHYRDAVLGMSGRPVTIRILDLGADKADRSGLVLGREDNPALGLRGIRLLLANPRVADTQLRALLRASGYGPVRVLVPMVSTREEILALKRRMTRQAAALREEGHVLAEHVPVGAMIEVPAAAIALPTFIDQVDFLSVGTNDLVQYLLAADRNNEAVGELYSPLHPAVLQLLAQVIGTARAHGTPLAVCGEIAGDPRMTPLLLALGLTEFSLHPATLLEVRRAIRDCDHGELRARAGKLLQARDRRGIERWLAGSCPP
- a CDS encoding LPS export ABC transporter periplasmic protein LptC; its protein translation is MNWRMLIGTGLLLAALASGWSAWRHRATLAPAGASQVRADYVLGDFEIVTLDKDGQEAATLRAPSMERNASDQTSVIARPLFLLPDAEGRHWQLRADTGWVSAKGDELRLRGNVAGDSPEQGGTPPTTFRTTALDVFPERSLARTAEPVTMARPGLRQSGVGFEADLKSRQYSLLSQVKTRYEPNAARQAR
- a CDS encoding phenylphosphate carboxylase subunit delta gives rise to the protein MSWSPLAHFPAELHAVAATIRLACFDVDGTLTDGRLYYDHAGNESKAFFVQDGLGLKLLQKHGIHPVLITARNSLSAQRRGADLGIDTQIAVGDKLASVRALCERFGIGLAQVAFMGDDLPDLAPLCAVGLAVAPANAHPLIAGRVHWQTRAEGGRGAARELCDVLLALQGRLDTVVAEYAR
- a CDS encoding PTS fructose transporter subunit IIA; protein product: MPLNDLMAAVSTRVLAAADRDSALRAAAGLLACREAGAESIFRSLCDRENVGSTAIGHGIAIPHGRSPTLQHPRGAFLRLLQPIDFGGAEPVDLVFAMAVPEHYTHQHLMLLSELAEIFSDAHVRDALRAANDGSALKQILDHPQRIRPS
- a CDS encoding RNA polymerase factor sigma-54, whose protein sequence is MKARLQTSLGQQLVMTPQLRQAIRLLQMSSTELELELAGAVESNPLLEWADEAAPGEPGPDPGSEPGDASAAADAGDSHADAGMDWPGEGEQWSGGQGGSFDDDDSDARDRVAGADTLADHLLWQLHLSHLSARDRAIGVALVDALDEDGYLREPLLSIAQTLRPDIAAGEDEILTMLHRIQRFDPPGVGARTLGECLALQLDALPAATPGLSLARQIAAGPLERLPRAGIPGIAAELRQPAEAVEQAVQLLRTLDPRPGRQLGDVSADAYVVPDCVVWRQRGMWKAALAGHAGPRVVIHRGYEQLIRRCGDADASYLRGQLQEARWLLKGLEARGETLLRVVNSLLRHQAGFLEFGAQALRPLTLREIAAELELHESTISRAIAGKHVRTPRGTLPLRAFFASGIDTDGGGEASSTAIQSMIRRLIEAENPRKPLSDAKLADMLKGSGIPVARRTVAKYREAMNISASHERVRLV
- a CDS encoding phosphocarrier protein HPr, whose protein sequence is MLERELTVSNRLGLHARATAKLVQLLSGFRANATLVAKGREVNAKSIMGVMLLAAGQGTPVTVRVQGEDEADAMAAVVDLFERRFDEDS